Proteins from a genomic interval of Oncorhynchus clarkii lewisi isolate Uvic-CL-2024 chromosome 13, UVic_Ocla_1.0, whole genome shotgun sequence:
- the LOC139423522 gene encoding uncharacterized protein: MAFTSLFSSLPNKEFDPTPCEPMERFQRDERQLEPVKLEKGNERDAQSRKWPLQQGQQSGPRKRKKGDQQEQCGQAKKSNLHKCPPQSYKDFDSVARDFMVKCDFEQPSFDFSRELDFYSDSKEGAYPGHATEKSSWKNMRPGEAKDPDQNKDVQGVNKKKGREQKKQRWEPQQQRLDNQARGRGGNSARRGGDFTGLGGHGTNQPRVFSNRGGGGSNRGGGGSNRGGGGSNRGGGGSNRGGGGSNRGGGGSNRGGGGSNRGGGGSNRGGGGSNRGGGGSNRGGGGSNRGGGGSNRGGEGSNRGRGCDKRGSFLQRGDWSKRGTDRSRSGGRQFPDDGRLTLETLTGKGKKNMTKEFKDQNALEIDGRLICRHFLRGKCIKGDDCQLEHALDVNYSINEVCKFYVQGSCSKGESCIYMHKSFPCKFFHTYEKCSQGDQCRFSHEPLTELTKQLLEAALKRDKDIEELAKKDKPICMEESVATKESASAEEKQPVINMFLNPLRPNFYNSSSPSEPHAEESTPMCQNEVSAEVVEKEIAPPTESIRSPDPPPSSPGFKEPVSYSVEAVLGSHRPLEKPFRSFFAASISQTSQTQPDPLTATLVPPDSIHTPDPPLNSTCSKRNVPYSVKAVLGFQKPVEKPFCSQFSGSITQSFTLPTQIQSDPPSTTFVSPDPISLSGPHLNKRQASYSVEALSTPQKPVKKTFCSLFAGPISQTSTRSLIQNSANSPINTPGCTRPASYSVKAVLKSHKPVENPFRSLVAGPINQSSRHPDIQTQLDRPSTTLNPPDSIRPPDPPSVYKRPAYYSDKAVLGSPKPLKPSFSSLFAGPISQTSPQPPTQNQADSSSATFGPSDSAPPAGCKRPASYSVTDVLEPDKPVENPFRSLFAGTISQTTTDSPSQSLNSLGCKAPASKKPMEKPFRSIFAGPISQTPNNHPPRQTRPNPPSTAFSPPDPVRSSEPLPVGKRRTSSVEAVSESQKSMEKPFRSLFADPLTQTSTSGHPTQTQPDPPRNFTAERPASHSLEAMFETQKPVGKPFRSLFAGPISQTTLPDPPTQTWPYPPIVKPKQKERDPTPFTEPSTTHSVLRTLFLRLSPCRQEGEQATSNSCKDPGGDGLCSSEDEIQRGSTSTGQQRQSQEVEDVDELESEREEPEECVLRDELLVIPLEPLVPYVPLGDPRHHRQADITLPRSQDVVWSFEDLAPLTPLSLHHQPSVPLASRSAERTSGSAVGLSSPAGLRPQPSPQDSNSQEAAGEHLIPSRNSGRRQVQVDTPGVHNLPIQAMVRITRHNTDVQPKRLSGQMRCKSGNVGEKKTLKDLFKTFDPTSSPFGQ, translated from the exons ATGGCATTCACCAGCCTTTTTTCAAGTCTTCCAAACAAAGAATTTGACCCGACGCCTTGTGAGCCGATGGAGAG ATTTCAAAGGGATGAAAGACAACTGGAACCAGTTAAACTGGAGAAGGGGAACGAAAGGGATGCCCAGTCCAGAAAGTGGCCATTGCAACAGGGTCAGCAGAGTGGCCCCAggaagaggaaaaagggggaccaACAG GAGCAGTGTGGCCAGGCCAAGAAAAGTAACCTTCATAAATGCCCACCACAATCTTATAAAGACTTTGACTCTGTGGCCCGAGACTTCATGGTGAAGTGTGATTTCGAGCAACCAAGCTTTGACTTCAGTAGAGAACTGGACTTCTACAGTGATAGCAAGGAGGGTGCATACCCAGGTCATGCTACAGAGAAGTCGAGTTGGAAGAACATGAGGCCCGGAGAAGCCAAGG ATCCTGATCAGAACAAGGATGTTCAAGGTGTAAACAAGAAGAAGGGACGGGAGCAGAAGAAGCAGCGATGGGAGCCTCAGCAGCAGAGACTTGACAACCAGGCCAGAGGCAGAGGGGGAAACTCTGCCAGGAGGGGTGGGGATTTTACCGGACTGGGTGGACACGGAACTAACCAGCCCAGAGTCTTCTCCAACAGGGGTGGAGGTGGTTCCAACAGGGGTGGAGGTGGTTCCAACAGGGGTGGAGGTGGTTCCAACAGGGGTGGAGGTGGTTCCAACAGGGGTGGAGGTGGTTCCAACAGGGGTGGAGGTGGCTCCAACAGGGGTGGAGGTGGCTCCAACAGGGGTGGAGGTGGCTCCAACAGGGGTGGAGGTGGTTCCAACAGGGGTGGAGGTGGCTCCAACAGGGGTGGAGGTGGCTCCAACAGGGGTGGAGGTGGCTCCAacaggggtggagaggggagcaATAGAGGCCGGGGCTGTGACAAGAGGGGCAGTTTTCTCCAAAGAGGTGATTGGTCAAAGCGAGGCACTGACCGGTCACGTAGTGGTGGACGACAGTTCCCAGATGATGGACGTTTAACACTG GAAACTTTGACAGGAAAGGGGAAGAAGAACATGACAAAGGAATTCAAAGACCAGAATGCTTTGGAGATTGACGGCAGGTTAATCTGTCGACATTTCCTCAGGGGAAAGTGCATCAAG GGTGATGACTGCCAGCTAGAACATGCTCTGGACGTCAACTACTCGATCAACGAAGTGTGTAAATTCTACGTCCAGGGATCCTGTTCGAAAGGAGAGAGCTGCATATACATGCACA AGAGTTTCCCCTGCAAGTTCTTCCATACTTACGAGAAGTGCTCCCAAGGAGACCAGTGCAGGTTTTCCCATGAACCTCTGACTGAGCTCACCAAACAGCTACTGGAGGCA GCATTGAAGAGGGACAAGGACATTGAGGAACTGGCTAAAAAGGACAAGCCAATCTGCATGGAGGAGTCAGTGGCCACAAAGGAGTCGGCGTCAGCTGAGGAGAAACAGCCTGTCATTAACATGTTCCTGAATCCCCTAAG GCCAAACTTTTACAACAGTTCATCACCCTCTGAGCCACATGCTGAGGAAAGTACCCCCATGTGTCAGAATGAAGTGTCAGCTGAGGTCGTGGAGAAGGAAATTGCCCCTCCTACAGAGTCCATTCGGTCTCCTGATCCTCCCCCAAGCTCTCCTGGCTTTAAGGAACCGGTTTCTTATTCAGTTGAGGCTGTGCTTGGGTCCCATAGGCCCCTGGAAAAACCCTTCCGCAGCTTCTTTGCAGCCTCTATCAGCCAGACCTCACAGACCCAACCAGATCCCCTCACAGCTACATTAGTTCCTCCAGACTCTATCCACACTCCTGATCCACCCCTAAACTCTACATGCAGCAAGAGAAATGTTCCTTATTCAGTCAAAGCTGTGCTTGGATTCCAGAAGCCTGTAGAAAAACCCTTCTGCAGCCAATTTTCAGGATCCATCACCCAGTCCTTCACACTCCCCACACAGATCCAATCAGATCCCCCCAGCACTACATTTGTTTCTCCAGACCCCATTAGTTTGTCTGGTCCTCATCTGAATAAGAGGCAGGCTTCTTATTCAGTTGAGGCTCTCTCTACGCCCCAGAAGCCGGTGAAAAAAACCTTTTGCAGTCTTTTTGCAGGACCGATCAGCCAGACCTCTACTAGATCTCTCATACAGAACTCTGCTAATTCTCCCATCAACACCCCAGGCTGTACGAGACCAGCTTCTTATTCAGTTAAGGCTGTTCTAAAGTCCCACAAGCCTGTGGAAAACCCCTTCCGCAGCCTCGTTGCAGGCCCCATCAACCAGTCCTCTCGCCACCCTGATATACAGACCCAACTAGATCGTCCTAGCACTACATTAAATCCTCCAGACTCCATTCGGCCCCCTGATCCACCTTCAGTCTATAAGAGGCCGGCTTATTATTCAGATAAAGCTGTGCTTGGATCTCCTAAACCTTTGAAACCATCCTTCAGCAGCCTCTTTGCAGGCCCCATCAGCCAGACCTCTCCCCAACCTCCCACTCAGAACCAAGCAGATTCTTCTAGCGCTACATTTGGTCCTTCAGACTCTGCTCCTCCTGCAGGCTGTAAAAGGCCGGCTTCGTATTCTGTTACGGATGTGCTTGAGCCCGATAAGCCTGTGGAAAACCCCTTCCGTAGCCTTTTTGCAGGAACCATCAGTCAGACCACTACCGACTCTCCCTCACAGTCCCTAAACTCCCTCGGTTGTAAGGCACCAGCTTCTAAAAAGCCCATGGAAAAACCCTTCCGTAGCATCTTTGCAGGCCCCATCAGCCAGACACCCAATAACCACCCTCCCAGACAGACCCGACCAAATCCCCCCAGCACTGCATTTAGTCCTCCAGACCCTGTTCGGTCTTCTGAGCCTCTGCCAGTCGGCAAGAGACGGACATCCTCAGTTGAGGCTGTCAGTGAGTCCCAGAAGTCCATGGAAAAACCATTTCGTAGCCTCTTTGCCGACCCCCTCACACAGACCTCTACTTCTGGCCATCCAACACAGACCCAACCAGATCCCCCTAGAAACTTCACTGCTGAAAGACCAGCTTCTCATTCACTTGAGGCTATGTTTGAGACTCAGAAGCCAGTGGGAAAACCCTTTCGAAGCCTTTTTGCAGGCCCCATCAGCCAGACAACCCTCCCTGACCCTCCAACACAGACCTGGCCATATCCCCCCATAGTCAAGCCTAAACAGAAGGAGCGTGACCCAACACCATTCACCG AGCCGTCCACAACCCATTCTGTTCTGAGGACCCTCTTCCTACGCCTGAGCCCATGCCGCCAGGAGGGGGAGCAGGCAACCAGTAACAGCTGCAAAGATCCAG GAGGCGATGGCCTGTGTTCCAGTGAAGACGAAATCCAGAGAGGATCTACTTCCACAGGACAGCAGAGGCAGAGCCAGGAGGTGGAGGACGTTGATGAGCTGGAGAGTGAGCGAGAGGAGCCGGAGGAGTGCGTTCTGAGAGATGAGCTGTTAGTAATTCCATTAGAGCCATTAGTACCTTACGTGCCACTTGGTGACCCTCGCCACCATCGCCAGGCTGATATCACCCTGCCACGGTCCCAGGACGTGGTGTGGTCCTTTGAAGACCTTGCCCCTCTTACTCCCCTCTCACTCCATCACCAGCCGTCTGTCCCTCTGGCCTCCCGCTCTGCTGAGAGAACATCAGGTTCTGCTGTTGGACTGTCCAGTCCTGCAGGACTCAGGCCACAGCCTTCCCCACAGGACTCCAACTCTCAGGAGGCTGCAGGAGAGCATCTCATTCCCTCCAGGAATTCAGGTAGGAGACAGGTCCAGGTGGATACCCCCGGCGTTCACAACCTACCGATTCAAGCGATGGTACGGATCACTCGACATAACACTGATGTACAACCAAAGAGACTGTCTGGACAAATGAGGTGCAAAAGTGGCAACGTGGGtgaaaaaaaaacactgaaaGACCTTTTTAAGACTTTTGACCCCACATCATCTCCCTTCGGACAGTAA
- the LOC139424636 gene encoding group XIIB secretory phospholipase A2-like protein isoform X2, translated as MTHWASLALLLVLSLSTQGTLSQDAEEPAPVDPSQAPVDPSQAEDEDEWGLNSVRGGFEAVNGYFDSVLELMGGRDGVCQYRCRYGKAALPRPDYQMPEPNGCSAYFLGLPVDLGIPAMTKCCNQLDMCYDTCGSNKYRCDSKFRWCLHSICSDLKKSLGFMSKVEACETVADTLFNTVWTLGCRPYMNSQREACLCEGEERDEL; from the exons ATGACGCACTGGGCCTCCCTTGCTCTCCTTCTGGTTTTGAGCCTCTCCACCCAGGGGACCCTCTCCCAGGACGCTGAGGAACCTGCACCAGTGGACCCAAGCCAGGCCCCTGTCGACCCCTCCCAGGCAGAGGATGAGGACGAGTGGGGACTGAACTCCGTTAGGGGAGGCTTTGAAGCCGTAAATGGATACTTTGACTCCGTGCTGGAGCTTATGGGCGGACGCGATGGAGTGTGCCAGTACCGCTGTCGATATG GTAAAGCTGCTCTTCCTCGCCCTGACTACCAGATGCCAGAGCCCAACGGCTGCAGCGCCTACTTCCTAGGCCTTCCG GTTGATCTGGGTATCCCTGCCATGACTAAGTGCTGCAATCAGCTGGACATGTGTTACGACACCTGCGGCTCCAACAAGTACCGCTGCGACTCCAAGTTCCGCTGGTGTCTCCACAGCATCTGCTCTGACCTCAAGAAGAGCCTGGGCTTCATGTCAAAGGTTGAAG CCTGTGAGACGGTAGCAGACACCCTGTTCAACACAGTCTGGACTCTGGGCTGCAGGCCCTACATGAACAGCCAGAGGGAAGCCTGCCtctgtgaaggagaggagagggatgagctTTAA
- the LOC139424636 gene encoding group XIIB secretory phospholipase A2-like protein isoform X1: MTHWASLALLLVLSLSTQGTLSQDAEEPAPVDPSQAPVDPSQAEDEDEWGLNSVRGGFEAVNGYFDSVLELMGGRDGVCQYRCRYGKAALPRPDYQMPEPNGCSAYFLGLPVPNSVDLGIPAMTKCCNQLDMCYDTCGSNKYRCDSKFRWCLHSICSDLKKSLGFMSKVEACETVADTLFNTVWTLGCRPYMNSQREACLCEGEERDEL, encoded by the exons ATGACGCACTGGGCCTCCCTTGCTCTCCTTCTGGTTTTGAGCCTCTCCACCCAGGGGACCCTCTCCCAGGACGCTGAGGAACCTGCACCAGTGGACCCAAGCCAGGCCCCTGTCGACCCCTCCCAGGCAGAGGATGAGGACGAGTGGGGACTGAACTCCGTTAGGGGAGGCTTTGAAGCCGTAAATGGATACTTTGACTCCGTGCTGGAGCTTATGGGCGGACGCGATGGAGTGTGCCAGTACCGCTGTCGATATG GTAAAGCTGCTCTTCCTCGCCCTGACTACCAGATGCCAGAGCCCAACGGCTGCAGCGCCTACTTCCTAGGCCTTCCGGTACCCAATAGT GTTGATCTGGGTATCCCTGCCATGACTAAGTGCTGCAATCAGCTGGACATGTGTTACGACACCTGCGGCTCCAACAAGTACCGCTGCGACTCCAAGTTCCGCTGGTGTCTCCACAGCATCTGCTCTGACCTCAAGAAGAGCCTGGGCTTCATGTCAAAGGTTGAAG CCTGTGAGACGGTAGCAGACACCCTGTTCAACACAGTCTGGACTCTGGGCTGCAGGCCCTACATGAACAGCCAGAGGGAAGCCTGCCtctgtgaaggagaggagagggatgagctTTAA
- the LOC139424635 gene encoding trichohyalin-like: protein MYPMDPERRSHQREYEEPETCSHQREYEEPETCSHQREYGEPETCNHQREYGEPETCSLQMEYGEPERCSQQMEYEEPERCSQRREYGEPERCSQRTEYGEPETCSQRMEYGEPERCSQRREYEEPERCSQRREYREPSSGQWDDGLETRGNGQARELYSEYSSMRRTREGWEDYGASSDMSYTMDPSSRDWSEGSLRGSGAPFSPDTDGDVDGDPVELSVEDLELLRNRMELEIIEEQIALKKAVLAMELVGPESKAICKQKTKDKDLEVLPTNVSDNDVTLKERVNCILRKRAWTNECRSKEAANQKVPPKLVLHPPKVVKSFVERMNESILHKDSRLKGSLTLDVHEEEHPLKLKVEALLAQRRNPMVNKEDKAAKGFQHFLNVLNKGVDIDRLSKIVNNFKDLPSMGEELPQGQPPPLHGQPETNSKSERKVPSRKRRSRFDEFPQGSFNILWGQPTLLGVQPNPFGDLLRQVAQAGNVLPQHRSLLQSGGGEIGQHSLSLGFIQAMDSPKNKKPKSTQVEEKRKGRLKSKSPPVEEKRKGRLKSKSPPVEEKRKGRLKSKSPPVEEKREGRLKSKSPPVEEKREGRLKSKSPPVEEKRKGRLKSKSPPVEEKRKGRLKSKSPPVEEKRKGRLKSKSPPVEEKRKGRLKSKSPPVEEKRKGRLKSMSPQVDEKRKMRPEDEQKYGQIQSLLQTVGLDLGVEELGRLNDRIQERLYGKKRDLGKKGGKKESVWGVKKEESKKDKEESEKDKQKEKGESEKDKQKEKGESEKDKQKEKGESEKDKQEEKGESEKDKQKEKGESEKDKQKEKGESEKDKQKEKGESEKDKQKEKGESEKDKQKEKGESEKDKQKEKGESEKDKQKEKGESEKDKQEEKEDREKDKQEEKEDREKDKQKEKEESEKGKDKEERACSSKCHSITLLSDSSNSSPPCHRWTAKYKRSSTRDQDRDRDRGRSERDRDRRSSTRDQDRDRGRSERDRDRCRSDRDRCRSERDRDRRSGTRDQDRERYRDRRSSTRDQDRERDGGRSDRDRCRSERDRDRRSGTRDQDRERYRDRRSGTRDQDRERYRDRRSGTRDQDRERYRDRRSGTRDQDRERYRDRRSGTRDQDRERYRDRRSSTRDQDRERYRDRRSGTRDQDRERDGGRSERDRHSSTRELDRYRWWETERKIHSSTRDGDREWDRSRSERDKDREGWWERDKEWDGDKESFRGFYPYSNDPTHPRASLMATDPVQYSQYMAYHGSPYASAFPPGCSFPPATVFPSTMPPSIVLPGTVPPPNPLGYPLYPNCPPSYYSGTPERFFQPYTQATGNPQFTNMDEQVRDPDASLSIPEQEVETVWPRLVHPSINQDSKPAGLNRLSIKMQLKRQRYRINLINRKNIQELRQLKETPLAAKEPGTKKVPEGDAVIEGEKLHFVVPPVATKYSGAPSRTGFPNRKGRKGKTLEEKGGLFNQGLSMRNRAYMTRWKLRLAEAVAKGLEVPSEPEPKTAPEAEDKSLTEWQRVFADSVANVAATDLFALSEPEAEKKPDWETEQKRTDEEMKVKLKKKLGEFNLKMKQKSTHLKEVPSEAPSEAPA from the exons ATGTACCCAATGGATCCAGAGAGGCGCAGTCACCAGAGGGAGTATGAAGAACCAGAGACATGCAGTCACCAGAGGGAGTATGAAGAACCAGAGACATGCAGTCACCAGAGGGAGTATGGAGAACCAGAGACATGCAATCACCAGAGGGAGTATGGAGAACCAGAGACATGCAGTCTGCAGATGGAGTATGGAGAACCAGAGAGATGCAGTCAGCAGATGGAGTATGAAGAACCAGAGAGATGCAGTCAGCGGAGGGAGTATGGAGAACCAGAGAGATGCAGTCAGCGGACGGAGTATGGAGAACCAGAGACATGCAGTCAGCGGATGGAGTATGGAGAACCAGAGAGATGCAGTCAGCGGAGGGAGTATGAAGAACCAGAGAGATGCAGTCAGCGGAGGGAGTACAGAGAACCGAGCTCAGGGCAATGGGACGATGGCCTTGAGACGAGAGGCAACGGCCAGGCCAGAGAGCTCTACAGTGAATACTCCAGCATGAGGAGGACTAGAGAAGGTTGGGAGGACTATGGTGCTTCCTCTGATATGAGCTACACAATGGACCCATCGTCCAGAGACTGGAGCGAAGGCTCATTGAGGGGTAGTGGTGCTCCCTTCTCCCCAGACACAGATGGGGACGTTGATGGAGATCCTGTGGAGCTCAGTGTGGAGGACCTGGAGCTCCTTCGGAACAGGATGGAGCTGGAGATCATCGAGGAACAGATTGCCCTTAAaaaagctgttcttgccatggaATTGGTTGGGCCTGAATCAAAGGCCATCTGTAAACAGAAGACGAAGGACAAGGACCTTGAAGTGTTACCAACAAATGTTTCCGATAACGATGTTACTCTTAAAGAGAGGGTGAATTGCATTTTGAGAAAGCGGGCATGGACCAATGAATGTCGCTCAAAG GAGGCTGCCAACCAGAAGGTCCCTCCCAAGCTTGTTCTCCATCCGCCCAAAGTGGTCAAAAGCTTTGTGGAACGGATGAACGAGTCCATCCTGCACAAAGACAGCAGATTGAAGGGCAGCCTTACCCTGGACGTCCATGAAGAGGAGCATCCTCTGAAACTCAAAGTGGAGGCTTTATTGGCGCAGCGACGCAATCCCATGGTGAATAAGGAG GACAAAGCAGCCAAGGGCTTCCAGCACTTCCTCAATGTCCTCAACAAAGGGGTGGACATCGACAGGCTCTCAAAGATTGTCAACAATTTCAAGGATTTACCCTCTATGGGAGAGGAGCTGCCACAAGGTCAGCCGCCTCCACTTCATGGCCAGCCCGAGACCAACTCTAAGAGTGAGAGGAAGGTGCCCTCTCGCAAAAGGCGCTCCCGATTTGATGAGTTCCCACAAGGTTCGTTCAATATACTCTGGGGTCAGCCCACACTACTCGGGGTTCAGCCCAATCCGTTTGGGGATCTGTTGCGTCAAGTGGCCCAAGCAGGTAACGTTCTGCCACAGCACCGCAGTCTCTTAcaaagtggaggaggagagattgGGCAACATAGCCTTAGCTTAGGCTTCATCCAGGCTATGGATAGCCCAAAAAACAAAAAGCCCAAGTCTAcacaggtggaggagaagaggaaagggaggCTTAAGTCCAAGTCTCCACCtgttgaggagaagaggaaagggaggCTTAAGTCCAAGTCTCCACCtgttgaggagaagaggaaagggaggCTTAAGTCCAAGTCTCCACCTgttgaggagaagagggaagggaggcTTAAGTCCAAGTCTCCACCTgttgaggagaagagggaagggaggcTTAAGTCCAAGTCTCCACCtgttgaggagaagaggaaagggaggCTTAAGTCCAAGTCTCCACCtgttgaggagaagaggaaagggaggCTTAAGTCCAAGTCTCCACCtgttgaggagaagaggaaagggaggctcaagtccaagtctcCACCcgttgaggagaagaggaaagggaggCTTAAGTCCAAGTCTCCACCtgttgaggagaagaggaaagggaggCTCAAGTCCATGTCTCCACAGGTGGATGAGAAGAGGAAAATGAGGCCTGAGGATGAGCAGAAGTACGGACAGATCCAGAGCCTGCTGCAGACTGTTGGGCTGGATCTGGGGGTGGAGGAGTTGGGCCGACTGAATGACAGGATCCAGGAGAGGCTGTATGGGAAGAAGAGAGACCTGGGGAAGAAGGGGGGCAAGAAAGAAAGCGTGTGGGGGGTTAAGAAAGAGGAGAGCAAGAAGGACAAAGAGGAGAGTGAGAAAGATAAACagaaggagaaaggggagagtgagaaagataaacaaaaggagaaaggggagagtgagaaagataaacagaaggagaaaggggagagtgagaaagataaacaggaggagaaaggggagagtgagaaagataaacagaaggagaaaggggagagtgagaaagataaacagaaggagaaaggggagagtgagaaagataaacagaaggagaaaggggagagtgagaaagataaacagaaggagaaaggggagagtgagaaagataaacagaaggagaaaggggagagtgagaaagataaacagaaggagaaaggggagagtgagaaagataaacagaaggagaaaggggagagtgagaaagataaacaggaggagaaagaggatagagagaaagataaacaggaggagaaagaggatagagagaaagataaacagaaggagaaagaggagagcgagaaagggaaagataaagaggagagagcaTGCTCAAGTAAATGTCACAGTATTACCTTGTTATCAGATAGCTCCAACTCCAGCCCTCCTTGCCATCGGTGGACCGCAAAATACAAACGCTCTAGCACCAGAGACCaggaccgagacagagacaggggcagatctgagagagacagagacagacgctCAAGCACCAGagaccaggacagagacaggggcagatctgagagagacagagacaggtgcAGATCTGACAGAGACAGGTgcagatctgagagagacagagacagacgctCAGGCACCAGagaccaggacagagagagatacagagacagacgcTCAAGCACCAGagaccaggacagagagagagacgggggcaGATCTGACAGAGACAGGTgcagatctgagagagacagagacagacgctCAGGCACCAGagaccaggacagagagagatacagagacagacgcTCAGGCACCAGagaccaggacagagagagatacagagacagacgcTCAGGCACCAGagaccaggacagagagagatacagagacagacgcTCAGGCACCAGagaccaggacagagagagatacagagacagacgcTCAGGCACCAGagaccaggacagagagagatacagagacagacgcTCAAGCACCAGagaccaggacagagagagatacagagacagacgcTCAGGCACCAGagaccaggacagagagagagacgggggcagatctgagagagacagacactctAGTACCAGAGAGCTGGATAGATATAGATGGTGGGAGACAGAAAGGAAAATACACTCTAGTActagagacggggacagagagtgGGACAGGAGCAGATCTgagagagacaaggacagagagggatggtgggAGCGAGACAAAGAGTGGGATGGGGACAAGGAAAGCTTCCGGGGGTTTTACCCATACTCCAACGATCCTACACACCCTCGTGCATCTTTGATGGCAACCGACCCAGTGCAGTACTCTCAGTACATGGCATACCACGGCAGCCCCTACGCCAGTGCCTTCCCTCCAGGGTGTAGCTTTCCCCCTGCTACCGTGTTCCCTAGTACCATGCCCCCGAGTATCGTGCTCCCTGGTACAGTTCCCCCCCCTAACCCCCTTGGGTATCCACTGTACCCCAACTGCCCACCTTCTTACTATAGTGGCACTCCAGAAAGATTTTTCCAGCCATACACACAGGCCACTGGAAACCCTCAGTTCACAAACATGGATGAACAAGTGAGGGACCCAGACGCATCCCTGAGCATCCCTGAACAGGAAGTAGAGACTGTGTGGCCCAGACTTGTCCATCCCAGCATAAACCAAGACTCAAAGCCTGCCGGACTAAACCGTTTGAGTATAAAAATGCAACTGAAGAGGCAACGCTATCGGATTAACTTGATTAATCGCAAAAATATACAAGAATTGAGGCAGCTTAAAGAAACTCCTCTGGCTGCCAAGGAGCCCGGTACAAAGAAAGTGCCAGAAGGAGATGCAGTCATAGAAGGGGAGAAATTGCATTTTGTGGTCCCTCCGGTGGCTACAAAGTATTCTGGGGCACCCTCTAGAACAGGATTCCCAAATAGAAAAGGGAGAAAGGGGAAAACACTGGAAGAAAAAGGAGGTTTATTCAACCAAGGTTTATCCATGAGAAACAGAGCCTATATGACAAGGTGGAAACTGCGTTTGGCGGAGGCGGTTGCAAAAGGCCTTGAGGTCCCCTCTGAACCAGAGCCCAAGACGGCGCCAGAAGCGGAGGACAAATCATTGACAGAATGGCAGAGGGTGTTTGCAGACTCTGTGGCGAATGTGGCTGCAACGGACCTATTTGCCCTCTCTGAACCCGAGGCTGAGAAAAAgccagactgggagacagagcagAAAAGGACAGACGAAGAGATGAAGGTGAAATTAAAGAAAAAG CTTGGCGAGTTCAACCTGAAGATGAAGCAGAAATCGACGCATTTAAAAGAAGTCCCATCAGAAGCCCCATCAGAAGCCCCAGCATAA